A genomic segment from Rhodospirillum centenum SW encodes:
- a CDS encoding TonB-dependent receptor plug domain-containing protein: MRDRVGRVRRLAATVVLPISLLACQGTALAQESGAQPGAAVPETVRLDIPAQPLHEALQAFSRQTGIPLTILPDTPSDMRAAAVSGRMSPEEAVGRLLAGREVPYRFAEGALIVGRGVAAGDTSVQVLDPVRVVGIPEQFSLPAGETGATVIGRELIGAMGTPNRDPMRLLRATPNVVFADDLYAVGNAAGNGTLTEQDLSPARISISGGKDYDNKYLIDGLDNGSIFDVTETNEAHADHIGIHNPLALFTNADLLDEIAIYDSNVPVRYSGFTGGVVSMKLRAPRDVFGGSASISHQRDSWVDYHYEWEEPDATAEKPKFKKTSYDALIDIPLLPGLRSMVGASYVEAEQDRVRTANYDDGTRPATKSTSATYLAGISADLSEALVLDVKGLYSPYTQEYTRWNMANDRQETTKDAYQVTGDLRYTGSAVTAKLTAGYSLRETERDAPDTAYTWRRTGSKTSVCAGGTQCVEGGYGDIADSQENIEIKGEAATTFLTVDWSAGFDFNRTEGTRKRDDEAVHYFSPTVSSAIVCADPNDPGCIAGEQVLTRRNFYPQRDYSADVSTYGLWLQADRTLEVGADYLKSIDLRAGLRADYGDFWENLNWSPRLSTTFNLPADVGLTLAAGRYYGTDTLVYAFYARDPAVVSETRVAASRNVYRNEWAVTTPSYPYLSAEVDTPYSDELTAALTFPLLWGEARAKYIDRDTRDDIAMELASVDGRTVRRPTNNGRIDYRSVSLEWVKTLDNHAFMINGTWSDTDRNILNYLNTPDDEGTTSVYYDGRVVSRGDLSLIADTYGQPVTINAVWTADWFDDRLSTNVTGKYRFSHDEIVATDKTIRVNNSTYYIYEKRTNHGTWRFDLNAVYRIETWTDQHLDLTLTVENLLDSRTYTADANAPYERGRAFWLGAGYRF, from the coding sequence ATGCGCGATCGCGTTGGCCGGGTCCGGCGCCTTGCCGCCACTGTCGTGCTGCCGATTTCACTGCTGGCCTGCCAGGGAACGGCCCTGGCGCAGGAAAGCGGCGCACAACCGGGTGCCGCCGTGCCGGAGACGGTCCGCCTGGACATCCCGGCCCAGCCGCTGCATGAGGCGTTGCAGGCCTTCTCCCGGCAGACGGGCATCCCGCTGACGATCCTGCCGGACACGCCGTCCGACATGCGCGCCGCCGCCGTTTCCGGCCGGATGAGCCCGGAGGAAGCCGTCGGCCGCCTGCTGGCAGGGCGCGAGGTTCCCTACCGCTTCGCCGAGGGCGCTCTGATCGTCGGTCGCGGCGTCGCCGCGGGCGACACCTCGGTGCAGGTGCTGGACCCGGTCCGGGTCGTCGGCATTCCCGAGCAGTTCAGCCTGCCGGCCGGCGAGACCGGCGCCACCGTGATCGGCCGGGAGCTGATCGGGGCGATGGGCACGCCGAACCGGGACCCGATGCGCCTGCTGCGCGCGACGCCCAACGTCGTCTTCGCCGACGACCTCTATGCCGTGGGGAACGCCGCCGGCAACGGCACGCTGACGGAACAGGACCTGTCGCCGGCCCGCATCAGCATCTCCGGCGGCAAGGACTACGACAACAAGTACCTGATCGACGGGCTGGACAACGGTTCGATCTTCGACGTCACCGAGACGAACGAGGCGCACGCCGACCATATCGGCATCCACAATCCGCTGGCGCTGTTCACCAACGCCGACCTGCTGGACGAAATCGCCATCTACGATTCGAACGTCCCGGTCCGTTACAGCGGCTTCACCGGCGGCGTCGTCTCGATGAAGCTGCGCGCCCCGCGGGATGTCTTTGGCGGATCGGCCAGCATCTCCCACCAGCGCGACTCCTGGGTGGACTACCATTACGAATGGGAGGAGCCCGACGCCACGGCCGAAAAGCCGAAGTTCAAGAAGACGTCCTATGACGCGCTGATCGACATTCCCCTGCTGCCGGGGTTGCGCAGCATGGTCGGCGCCTCCTATGTCGAGGCGGAACAGGACCGCGTCCGCACCGCGAACTACGACGACGGCACCCGGCCGGCGACGAAAAGCACCAGCGCCACCTATCTGGCCGGGATCTCGGCGGATCTGAGCGAAGCGCTGGTGCTGGACGTGAAGGGCCTCTATTCGCCCTACACGCAGGAATACACCCGCTGGAACATGGCGAACGACCGCCAGGAAACGACGAAGGACGCCTACCAGGTCACCGGCGACCTGCGCTACACCGGCAGCGCGGTCACGGCGAAACTGACCGCCGGCTACAGCCTGAGGGAAACCGAGCGCGACGCCCCCGACACCGCCTACACCTGGCGCCGCACGGGCAGCAAGACCAGCGTCTGTGCCGGCGGGACCCAGTGCGTGGAGGGCGGCTACGGCGACATCGCCGACAGCCAGGAGAACATCGAGATCAAGGGCGAGGCGGCCACGACCTTCCTGACGGTGGACTGGTCGGCGGGCTTCGACTTCAACCGGACCGAGGGCACCCGCAAGCGCGATGACGAGGCGGTGCATTACTTCTCCCCGACCGTCAGCAGCGCCATCGTCTGCGCGGATCCGAATGATCCGGGCTGCATCGCCGGCGAACAGGTGCTGACCCGGCGCAACTTCTATCCGCAGCGTGACTACTCGGCGGACGTGTCGACCTACGGCCTCTGGCTCCAGGCCGACAGGACGCTGGAGGTGGGCGCCGACTACCTGAAGAGCATCGACCTGCGGGCCGGCCTGCGGGCCGACTACGGCGACTTCTGGGAAAACCTGAACTGGTCGCCGCGCCTGTCCACCACCTTCAACCTGCCGGCCGATGTCGGCCTGACGCTCGCGGCCGGCCGGTACTACGGGACCGACACGCTGGTCTATGCCTTCTATGCCAGGGACCCGGCCGTCGTCAGCGAGACCCGCGTCGCGGCAAGCCGCAATGTCTACAGGAACGAATGGGCCGTCACGACGCCGTCCTACCCGTACCTGTCCGCCGAGGTGGACACGCCCTATTCGGACGAACTGACGGCCGCCCTGACCTTCCCGCTGCTGTGGGGTGAGGCGCGCGCCAAGTACATCGACCGCGACACCCGCGACGACATCGCCATGGAACTGGCCTCGGTCGATGGCCGGACCGTCCGCCGTCCGACGAACAACGGGCGCATCGACTACCGGTCGGTCAGCCTGGAATGGGTGAAGACGCTCGACAACCACGCCTTCATGATCAACGGCACGTGGTCGGACACGGACCGTAACATCCTGAACTATCTGAACACGCCGGACGACGAAGGCACCACCAGCGTCTATTACGACGGACGGGTCGTGAGCCGCGGGGACCTGTCGCTGATCGCGGACACCTACGGCCAGCCGGTAACCATCAACGCGGTGTGGACCGCCGACTGGTTCGACGACCGGCTGTCGACCAACGTCACCGGCAAGTACCGCTTCTCCCATGACGAGATCGTCGCCACGGACAAGACCATCCGGGTCAACAACTCGACCTACTACATCTACGAGAAGCGCACGAACCACGGCACCTGGCGGTTCGACCTCAACGCCGTCTACCGGATCGAGACCTGGACGGACCAGCATCTCGACCTGACCCTGACGGTGGAGAACCTGCTGGACTCGCGCACCTACACGGCCGATGCCAATGCTCCCTACGAACGGGGCAGGGCCTTCTGGCTGGGAGCCGGCTACCGGTTCTGA
- the dmeF gene encoding CDF family Co(II)/Ni(II) efflux transporter DmeF gives MHSHSMDRWTHSHSFGQDRPASGERRTLLVVALTAITMVVEVAAGLWTGSMALLADGVHMASHTLALGIAAFAYVYARRHAHDDRFSFGTGKVNALGGFTGALLLAVVALGMGWESVSRLFSPGAIAFEEAIVVAVLGLVVNAASVLILGGHGHDHHDHDHHGHDHAHDHDHDHDHLHRHEGHAAGHEDHNLRSAYLHVLADALTSVLAIVALLGAKYLGAGWLDPAMGIVGALLVANWSRGLMASTSRVLLDHQAPDAVRARLRAEFEHDGDRLADLHVWSVGPGVSAAILSIVTHAPQSPEHYRARIPAELGIRHASIEVNRCG, from the coding sequence ATGCACAGCCATTCGATGGACCGCTGGACCCACAGCCACAGTTTCGGCCAGGACCGTCCCGCCTCCGGGGAGCGCCGGACCCTGCTGGTCGTCGCCCTGACCGCCATCACCATGGTGGTGGAGGTCGCGGCCGGACTCTGGACCGGTTCCATGGCCCTTCTGGCCGACGGCGTCCACATGGCATCGCACACCCTGGCGCTGGGCATCGCCGCCTTCGCCTATGTCTATGCGCGGCGCCATGCCCATGACGACCGCTTCAGCTTCGGCACCGGCAAGGTCAATGCCCTGGGGGGCTTCACCGGGGCGCTGCTGCTGGCGGTGGTGGCGCTCGGCATGGGCTGGGAGAGCGTGTCGCGGCTGTTCTCCCCGGGCGCGATCGCCTTCGAGGAGGCGATCGTGGTGGCGGTGCTGGGGCTCGTGGTCAATGCCGCCAGTGTCCTGATCCTCGGCGGGCATGGGCACGATCATCATGACCACGATCACCATGGCCACGATCATGCTCACGACCACGATCATGACCATGACCACCTTCATCGCCACGAAGGGCATGCGGCCGGGCACGAGGATCACAATCTCCGTTCCGCCTATCTGCACGTCCTTGCCGACGCCCTGACCTCCGTCCTGGCGATCGTGGCGTTGCTGGGGGCGAAGTATCTCGGCGCCGGCTGGCTCGACCCGGCCATGGGAATCGTGGGGGCGCTGCTGGTCGCCAACTGGTCGCGGGGCCTGATGGCGAGCACCAGCCGGGTCCTGCTCGACCATCAGGCGCCGGACGCCGTCCGGGCGCGTCTGCGCGCCGAGTTCGAGCACGACGGCGACAGGCTGGCCGATCTGCATGTCTGGTCCGTGGGGCCGGGCGTGAGCGCGGCCATTCTCAGCATCGTCACCCACGCGCCGCAGTCGCCCGAGCACTACCGGGCGCGCATCCCCGCCGAACTGGGCATCCGGCACGCGAGCATCGAGGTGAACCGCTGCGGCTGA
- the hutW gene encoding heme anaerobic degradation radical SAM methyltransferase ChuW/HutW: protein MTQVGVQPRASHAPAAPERPHRPAGPPAGHSGGHPGGHPGGPPGAAEPPPLESFFARTGGDPLATAFPGRRPVHPASAMDTVPEDEIVPLWQRLHATGRTRRAVAYVHVPFCENHCLFCGFYQNPWRAEAGAPYVDAVIAQMAAFARTPAHAGPPLQAVYLGGGTPTALSGPDIARLVRAIRTHLPLAPDCEITLEGRIHSFGLEKARAAFDAGVTRMSFGVQSFSDTIRRPLGRKAPRRQLIAELEGLVALDRGAIVADLIYGLPDQTPEDVAADVRLCAALGLDGFDLYSLNVIPGTPLLSAIEKGKKRVAAPEELGRYFAAGEEAAEAEGMVSISTTHWQGSLRERNVYNLAVKTGADCLAFGAGAGGFLGGCSYRITTDLDDYAARSGSGDCLTRGMMRQGAGSAVGHAIRYGMERGLLDLSRAEAALTALCPAPRTTLAAHVAPLLAQWQEAGLLAPQHRFHRLTRPGRFWQVAMTGRLLGWLARHPDMKELR, encoded by the coding sequence ATGACCCAGGTCGGAGTGCAGCCGCGGGCGTCGCACGCGCCCGCAGCCCCGGAGCGTCCCCACCGGCCCGCCGGGCCGCCTGCCGGGCATTCCGGGGGGCATCCCGGAGGACATCCCGGGGGCCCGCCCGGCGCTGCGGAGCCGCCACCGCTGGAGTCCTTCTTCGCCCGGACCGGGGGCGACCCGCTGGCCACCGCGTTTCCCGGCCGGCGCCCGGTGCATCCGGCCAGCGCCATGGACACGGTGCCCGAGGACGAGATCGTCCCGCTCTGGCAGCGCCTGCACGCCACCGGGCGGACGCGCCGCGCCGTGGCCTATGTGCATGTGCCCTTCTGCGAAAACCACTGCCTGTTCTGCGGTTTCTACCAGAACCCCTGGCGGGCCGAAGCGGGGGCGCCCTATGTCGATGCGGTCATCGCCCAGATGGCCGCCTTCGCCCGCACCCCGGCCCATGCCGGCCCACCGCTCCAGGCGGTCTATCTGGGGGGCGGCACCCCCACGGCGCTGTCCGGCCCCGACATCGCCCGGCTGGTGCGCGCCATCCGCACCCACCTGCCGCTCGCCCCGGACTGCGAGATCACGCTGGAGGGGCGCATCCATTCCTTCGGCCTGGAGAAGGCCCGCGCCGCCTTCGACGCCGGGGTCACCCGCATGTCCTTCGGTGTGCAGAGCTTCTCCGACACCATCCGCCGCCCGCTCGGCCGCAAGGCTCCGCGCCGGCAGCTCATCGCCGAACTGGAAGGGCTCGTGGCGCTGGACCGCGGCGCCATCGTCGCCGACCTGATCTACGGCCTGCCGGACCAGACGCCCGAGGACGTGGCGGCCGACGTGCGGCTCTGCGCGGCGCTGGGGCTGGACGGCTTCGACCTCTATTCGCTGAACGTGATCCCCGGCACGCCGCTGCTGAGCGCCATCGAGAAGGGCAAGAAGCGCGTCGCCGCGCCGGAGGAGCTGGGGCGCTACTTCGCCGCGGGCGAGGAGGCGGCCGAGGCCGAAGGCATGGTGTCGATCTCGACCACGCACTGGCAGGGCAGCCTGCGCGAGCGCAACGTCTACAATCTGGCCGTCAAGACCGGCGCCGACTGCCTGGCCTTCGGTGCCGGGGCCGGCGGGTTCCTGGGCGGCTGCAGTTACCGCATCACCACCGATCTCGACGATTACGCCGCCCGCTCGGGATCGGGCGACTGCCTCACCCGGGGCATGATGCGGCAGGGGGCGGGGTCGGCCGTCGGCCATGCGATCCGCTACGGCATGGAACGCGGGCTGCTGGACCTGTCCCGCGCCGAGGCCGCCCTCACCGCGCTCTGCCCCGCCCCGCGCACAACGCTGGCGGCACACGTCGCACCGCTGCTGGCACAGTGGCAGGAGGCCGGTCTGCTGGCGCCGCAGCACCGTTTCCACCGCCTCACCCGGCCCGGCCGCTTCTGGCAGGTGGCGATGACCGGGCGGCTTCTGGGCTGGCTTGCCCGGCACCCCGACATGAAGGAACTCCGATGA
- the hutX gene encoding heme utilization cystosolic carrier protein HutX has product MTATLAEALAANPTAALEDIARAAGTTPLAVLDALPAGEVTSLPGHLMVEVLDDMAGWGEITLIVNTGPVILEVKAPLKGGTVAHGMYNFKGKPIGGHLKVDACIRVAFVRRRLFSTETRSVQFYDADGACMFKVYLGRDARRQLLPEQIAAFDALEARLLSVAA; this is encoded by the coding sequence ATGACCGCCACCCTGGCCGAGGCGCTCGCCGCGAACCCGACCGCCGCCCTCGAAGACATCGCCCGCGCCGCGGGCACGACGCCGCTCGCCGTCCTCGACGCCCTGCCCGCGGGCGAGGTCACGTCCCTGCCCGGCCACCTCATGGTGGAGGTGCTGGACGACATGGCGGGCTGGGGCGAGATCACCCTGATCGTCAATACCGGCCCCGTGATCCTGGAGGTGAAGGCCCCGCTGAAGGGCGGCACGGTGGCGCACGGCATGTACAACTTCAAGGGCAAGCCGATCGGCGGGCACCTCAAGGTCGATGCCTGCATCCGCGTCGCCTTCGTGCGCCGCCGGCTCTTCTCGACGGAGACCCGCTCGGTCCAGTTCTACGATGCCGACGGGGCCTGCATGTTCAAGGTCTATCTCGGCCGCGATGCCAGGCGGCAGCTTCTTCCCGAACAGATCGCCGCGTTCGACGCGCTGGAGGCCCGTCTGCTGAGCGTGGCGGCGTGA
- a CDS encoding FecR family protein: MLTRLFPFLDRRRATARAEAGRWWLLMRDDAAAPQLLAAFSDWLEADPAHPAAFEEACRRLGPSGPARSPRPAPRRSWRPALALAAVLAAAVIGAHGLEPRPDIAVPPGQWQEDRLADGSGVAFGPGSRGWLRFDERLREIRLDTGSVIVEAAPDPQRPLVVETPHGSVRVVGTRFLVVADGSRTGVTVSHGVVETVAAAQPEERRTLRPPDHVQITPAGIVEPAPGTVADTPDEVRQGWRSFAAAPLADVTGALAAASGERILVLPTAPAAAVTGRFRMRDAGATLALLADAYGLRRLQPWPGTTVIY; encoded by the coding sequence ATGCTGACCCGACTCTTCCCCTTCCTGGACCGACGCCGTGCCACGGCCCGCGCCGAGGCCGGCCGCTGGTGGCTGCTGATGCGCGACGACGCGGCGGCGCCCCAGCTTCTGGCCGCGTTCAGCGACTGGCTGGAGGCCGACCCGGCCCATCCCGCCGCCTTCGAGGAAGCCTGCCGCCGTCTGGGCCCGTCCGGACCGGCACGCTCACCCCGGCCGGCGCCGCGGCGCTCGTGGCGCCCGGCCCTGGCGCTGGCGGCCGTGCTGGCCGCCGCCGTCATCGGCGCCCATGGCCTGGAACCGCGGCCGGACATCGCCGTGCCGCCCGGGCAGTGGCAGGAGGACCGGCTGGCCGACGGCAGCGGGGTCGCGTTCGGCCCCGGTTCCCGCGGCTGGCTGCGGTTCGACGAACGGCTGCGGGAAATCCGGCTGGACACCGGCAGCGTCATCGTCGAGGCCGCCCCGGACCCGCAGCGGCCCCTGGTGGTGGAGACGCCGCACGGCAGCGTCCGCGTCGTCGGCACCCGCTTCCTGGTGGTCGCCGACGGCTCCCGCACCGGGGTCACGGTCAGCCACGGGGTGGTGGAGACGGTGGCCGCCGCCCAACCGGAGGAGCGGCGCACCCTGCGCCCGCCCGACCATGTGCAGATCACCCCGGCGGGGATCGTTGAACCGGCGCCGGGCACGGTGGCGGACACCCCGGACGAGGTGCGCCAGGGCTGGCGCAGCTTCGCCGCGGCACCGCTGGCGGACGTGACCGGGGCCCTCGCGGCGGCCAGTGGGGAGCGCATCCTGGTCCTGCCGACCGCCCCGGCGGCCGCGGTCACCGGGCGCTTCCGGATGCGGGACGCCGGCGCAACCCTGGCGCTGCTGGCCGACGCCTACGGCCTGCGCCGGCTGCAGCCCTGGCCGGGCACGACGGTGATCTACTGA
- a CDS encoding ATP-binding protein has protein sequence MKVGIDMGTAAGDGRPVEMDLEELLATRLLVQGNSGSGKSHLLRRLLEQSAPWVQQCVVDPEGDFVTLADRFGHVVVDAAAHSEGALQRVAARVRQHRVSVVLNLEGAEVEMQMRLAAAFLGGLFDADRDHWYPMLVVVDEAQLFAPAAAGEVSDEARKASLGAMTNLMCRGRKRGLAGVIATQRLAKLAKNVAAEASNFLMGRTFLDIDMARAADLLGMERRQAEMFRDLARGHFVALGPAVSRRPLPVRIGGVETSGRGGTPKLMPLPETPQADARDLILTPDAEELASPVPLPPRRPPPPPPQDINALLRMARPRPAAESAETQAEADPAQLDAVLREVLADPDSAFRSDAVLYQDFLVRCRMNRVRGESLDLPGFRRRVSVIRAGVDLESAESPDWERAVAAAATLPEEMQGVFLLLARAAMERAPCPSDAQVARACGSRSPGRARRLLSYMEQRGVIVLRTALAGERIVALPGLGWQTRPGDPAAPDPAGDPGPV, from the coding sequence ATGAAGGTCGGCATCGACATGGGCACGGCCGCCGGCGACGGCAGGCCGGTGGAGATGGACCTGGAGGAGCTGCTGGCGACCCGGCTGCTGGTGCAGGGCAATTCCGGCTCCGGCAAGTCGCACCTGCTGCGGCGCCTGCTGGAGCAGTCGGCGCCGTGGGTGCAGCAGTGCGTGGTCGATCCCGAGGGTGACTTCGTGACCCTGGCCGACCGCTTCGGCCATGTCGTGGTGGACGCCGCGGCCCACTCCGAGGGCGCCCTGCAACGGGTGGCCGCGCGGGTCCGCCAGCACCGCGTCTCCGTCGTGCTGAACCTGGAAGGGGCGGAGGTGGAGATGCAGATGCGTCTGGCCGCCGCCTTCCTGGGCGGCCTGTTCGACGCCGACCGTGACCACTGGTATCCGATGCTGGTGGTGGTGGACGAGGCGCAGCTCTTCGCCCCGGCCGCCGCCGGCGAGGTGTCGGACGAGGCGCGCAAGGCCAGCCTGGGCGCCATGACCAACCTGATGTGCCGCGGCCGCAAACGCGGCCTGGCCGGCGTCATCGCCACCCAGCGTCTGGCGAAGCTGGCGAAGAACGTGGCTGCCGAGGCCAGCAACTTCCTCATGGGCCGCACCTTCCTGGACATCGACATGGCCCGCGCCGCCGACCTGCTGGGCATGGAGCGGCGCCAGGCGGAGATGTTCCGCGATCTGGCACGGGGGCATTTCGTGGCGCTGGGTCCCGCCGTCAGCCGCCGGCCCCTGCCGGTCCGGATCGGCGGGGTGGAGACCTCCGGGCGCGGCGGCACGCCGAAGCTGATGCCGCTGCCGGAGACGCCGCAGGCCGACGCCCGCGACCTGATCCTGACCCCGGACGCGGAGGAACTGGCCTCCCCCGTGCCGCTGCCGCCCCGGCGGCCGCCGCCCCCGCCGCCCCAGGACATCAACGCGCTGCTGCGCATGGCCCGTCCCCGCCCCGCGGCGGAGAGCGCGGAGACCCAGGCCGAGGCGGACCCCGCACAGCTCGACGCCGTGCTGCGCGAGGTGCTGGCCGATCCGGACAGCGCCTTCCGCAGCGATGCGGTGCTGTACCAGGATTTCCTGGTCCGCTGCCGGATGAACCGGGTGCGGGGGGAGAGCCTGGACCTGCCCGGGTTCCGCCGCCGGGTCAGCGTGATCCGGGCCGGCGTGGATCTGGAGTCGGCGGAGAGTCCCGACTGGGAACGGGCGGTGGCCGCCGCGGCCACGCTGCCGGAGGAGATGCAGGGCGTCTTCCTGCTGCTGGCCCGGGCGGCGATGGAACGCGCCCCCTGCCCCTCCGACGCCCAGGTCGCGCGCGCCTGCGGCAGCCGGTCCCCGGGCCGGGCGCGGCGGCTTCTCTCCTACATGGAGCAGCGCGGCGTGATCGTCCTGCGCACGGCCCTGGCAGGGGAGCGCATCGTCGCCCTGCCCGGCCTGGGCTGGCAGACCCGGCCCGGCGATCCGGCGGCACCCGATCCGGCCGGCGATCCCGGCCCGGTCTGA
- a CDS encoding RNA polymerase sigma factor — translation MTQPPAPIDALFQTRRRALYALAFQRLGSAADAEDAVQDTYLKCRDVAWGSVQSPEAMLTRIHLNVIHDIRRRRRRSVELADADGSEAVCIPAAAPDPEETLLARRRLRAAQAGIDALPPVCRRVFTLCRIDGLSHADISAVTGLSRPAVEKHIVRAMQRLRRSVRD, via the coding sequence ATGACCCAGCCCCCCGCCCCGATCGACGCCCTGTTCCAGACCCGACGGCGCGCGCTCTACGCCCTGGCCTTCCAGCGCCTGGGCTCGGCCGCGGATGCGGAGGATGCCGTCCAGGACACCTATCTGAAGTGCCGCGACGTGGCCTGGGGCTCGGTCCAGAGTCCCGAGGCGATGCTGACCCGCATCCATCTGAACGTGATCCACGACATCCGCAGGCGGCGCCGGCGGTCGGTCGAACTGGCGGACGCCGACGGATCGGAGGCCGTCTGCATCCCGGCCGCGGCGCCAGACCCGGAAGAGACGCTGCTGGCCCGGCGGCGGCTGCGCGCGGCCCAGGCGGGGATCGACGCCCTGCCGCCGGTCTGCCGCCGGGTCTTCACCCTGTGCCGCATCGACGGCCTGTCGCACGCGGACATCAGCGCCGTGACCGGCCTGAGCCGGCCGGCGGTGGAAAAGCACATCGTCCGGGCCATGCAGCGCCTCCGCCGCAGCGTCCGGGACTGA
- a CDS encoding tetratricopeptide repeat protein, whose translation MRRPDRTAAGPLPELLRLGLRAWREGDLILAGRLARQVLDLAPGQVSALHLLGLVARDGGDGDEAVRLLRAAVAAAPGDPDLLCDLGALTFKQGAASEALGLFSRAAMLAPDRAAPFHAMAGVLEALGRTEEAEAALRTAQRLSPVDPGVAADLGLLLLRSGRQTEALDLLRRASVRCGASVALAQAQGLVLLALGRTEEAIVWLRRAVALEPDRADLWTGLGRASAEAGAAADALRAFRRATALAPLDAEAHARLGRFLCRLGRQGEAIHGYRELERSLPPSAARSRLIADGEAAFGDPERALGLFDSLLAEGGDSPAARAALLGRTAALHLRLGRPRAAWAQAEAALALDPVCSGALLAGAEAALRDDRPHAALELARRATESGRPRAVALMATALQCLGDPLGRRLADPAALVRVEDLPPPPDMGGPDGFRRALLETLLPLHAVPEASTGPSPLLESRTVGNLFARPALSAPLEALRRQIMAALDRHLAVLPVDPEHPVLCRRPAHLRIVDSWSVRGRRRGCAADPDQGQGWLYGIYHVDAPADAGSLSFGRPPFGTGPGPDLPFLVPPRPGRLVLFPSFLWHGAVSGEGSCVTLAFEAAPADGA comes from the coding sequence ATGAGGCGACCGGACCGGACTGCTGCCGGCCCCCTCCCGGAACTGCTGCGCCTGGGACTCCGGGCGTGGCGGGAGGGCGACCTGATCCTGGCCGGACGTCTGGCGCGGCAGGTACTCGATCTGGCGCCCGGGCAGGTCAGCGCCCTGCATCTGCTCGGTCTCGTGGCGCGCGACGGCGGCGACGGGGACGAAGCCGTGCGGCTGCTGCGTGCCGCGGTTGCGGCAGCGCCCGGTGATCCGGACCTGCTCTGCGATCTCGGTGCCCTGACGTTCAAGCAGGGCGCTGCCTCCGAAGCGCTCGGTCTGTTCTCCCGGGCCGCCATGCTGGCCCCGGACAGGGCTGCCCCGTTCCATGCCATGGCAGGGGTCCTGGAGGCGCTGGGCCGGACGGAGGAGGCTGAAGCCGCCCTGCGCACGGCACAGCGCCTTTCGCCGGTCGATCCGGGGGTGGCGGCGGATCTCGGGCTGCTGCTGCTCCGCTCCGGCCGGCAGACGGAGGCGCTCGACCTGCTGCGCCGGGCATCGGTGCGCTGTGGCGCCTCCGTGGCACTCGCCCAGGCGCAGGGGCTTGTCCTGCTCGCCCTGGGCCGGACGGAAGAGGCCATCGTCTGGCTGCGCCGGGCCGTGGCGCTGGAGCCTGACCGGGCCGATCTCTGGACCGGGCTCGGGCGGGCCAGTGCCGAGGCGGGGGCCGCCGCGGACGCGCTGCGTGCCTTCCGTCGGGCCACCGCGCTGGCTCCGCTGGATGCCGAGGCGCACGCCCGGCTCGGTCGCTTTCTCTGCCGTCTCGGTCGGCAGGGGGAGGCGATCCACGGCTACCGGGAGCTGGAGCGGTCCCTGCCGCCTTCTGCGGCCCGCAGCCGCCTGATCGCGGACGGGGAGGCTGCGTTCGGCGATCCCGAGCGCGCCCTCGGCCTTTTCGATTCGCTGCTGGCGGAGGGCGGTGACAGCCCCGCAGCCCGCGCCGCCCTCCTGGGCCGGACTGCGGCGCTCCATCTCCGTCTCGGGCGGCCGCGCGCAGCGTGGGCGCAGGCGGAAGCGGCGCTGGCGCTTGATCCCGTCTGTTCCGGCGCACTCCTTGCCGGTGCGGAGGCCGCGCTGCGCGACGACCGTCCGCACGCGGCCCTGGAACTGGCGCGGCGGGCAACGGAAAGCGGCAGGCCACGGGCCGTGGCCCTGATGGCAACGGCCTTGCAGTGCCTGGGTGATCCGCTCGGGCGACGCCTCGCCGACCCTGCGGCGCTGGTCCGGGTGGAGGATCTGCCTCCCCCGCCGGACATGGGGGGACCCGACGGCTTCCGGCGAGCGCTGCTGGAGACGCTTCTGCCGCTGCATGCCGTGCCGGAGGCCTCGACGGGTCCGTCGCCGCTGCTGGAATCGCGGACGGTGGGCAACCTGTTCGCCCGGCCGGCGCTGTCCGCCCCGCTGGAGGCGCTGCGCCGGCAGATCATGGCGGCACTGGACCGTCATCTCGCCGTCCTTCCGGTCGATCCGGAGCATCCGGTGCTGTGCCGTCGGCCGGCGCACCTGCGCATCGTGGACTCCTGGTCGGTGCGTGGCCGTCGCCGCGGCTGTGCCGCCGACCCCGACCAGGGACAGGGATGGCTGTACGGCATCTACCACGTCGATGCGCCGGCCGATGCCGGCAGCCTCAGCTTCGGCCGCCCTCCCTTCGGGACCGGACCCGGGCCGGACCTCCCCTTTCTGGTCCCGCCGCGTCCCGGCCGGCTGGTCCTGTTCCCGTCCTTCCTCTGGCACGGAGCGGTGTCGGGAGAGGGTTCCTGCGTCACCCTGGCCTTCGAGGCGGCCCCCGCCGACGGAGCATGA
- a CDS encoding RNA chaperone Hfq: MAFSEALQSKVLDVLRTGGTEVTVFLVTGVRLVGRIVAHDAYSLALTGHGGGLQLIYKHAVTTLVPSSPLSLYDPSSSADRPAAAAPVAPAPARPAEPPKKLKLVRQGTRLSLAAEE, from the coding sequence ATGGCGTTTTCGGAAGCCCTTCAGTCCAAAGTTCTTGATGTACTGCGGACCGGAGGAACAGAGGTCACCGTGTTCCTGGTCACGGGGGTCAGACTGGTCGGGCGTATCGTTGCGCACGACGCCTACAGCCTTGCCCTGACCGGGCATGGCGGTGGTCTGCAACTCATCTACAAGCATGCCGTGACGACTCTGGTTCCGTCGTCGCCGCTCAGCCTGTACGATCCCTCCTCTTCGGCTGACAGGCCTGCAGCGGCGGCTCCGGTCGCCCCGGCGCCGGCGCGGCCCGCCGAACCGCCGAAGAAGCTCAAGCTGGTCCGTCAGGGCACGCGCCTGTCGCTCGCCGCGGAGGAGTGA